One segment of Strix aluco isolate bStrAlu1 chromosome 4, bStrAlu1.hap1, whole genome shotgun sequence DNA contains the following:
- the LOC141922429 gene encoding alpha-1-antiproteinase-like translates to MKITFYISLLLAGLHAVAHGQLPPNHHNGHDPNEPKHRMHHRGEAIACLKLVPNNADFAFQFFKEVTLEAPNKNIFFSPVSISTAFAMLALGARSTTQTQILEGLTFNLTEIQEKEIHEGFHNLYHMLSHPENGVQLNMGNAIFLTEKLKPQKKFLDDAKALYQLEAFTTDFNNPTEAEEQINDYVERKTHGKITNLVKDMDPQTVMLLVSFVFFKSNWETPFKPEHTEEREFFVDAETTVKVPMMHQTGRFDFYFDEELSCTVVRLHYNGSATAFLVLPAKGKMNQLEQTLVKETIQKWSDHLFQSLVSLYFPKFSITGSYEITNTLSKMGIVDVFTDKADLSGITGTPELKVSKVVHKAALDVDERGTEAAAATAAEIVTMSLPPTIEFNHPFLMLIFDRDTNSTLFIGKIVNPTITS, encoded by the exons ATGAAGATCACGTTCTACATAAGTTTGCTACTGGCTGGGCTTCATGCTGTTGCCCATGGTCAGCTCCCACCCAACCACCACAATGGACACGATCCAAATGAACCTAAACACCGCATGCATCACAGAGGTGAAGCAATCGCTTGCCTCAAACTAGTGCCAAACAATGCTGACTttgcatttcaattttttaaagaagttacACTGGAGGCACCTAataagaacattttcttctctcctgtaaGCATCTCCACtgcatttgcaatgctggccctAGGGGCTAGATCAACCACTCAGACTCAGATCCTGGAAGGACTCACCTTCAACCTTACAGAGATTCAGGAGAAAGAGATACATGAAGGCTTCCACAACCTCTACCACATGCTGAGCCATCCCGAGAATGGGGTCCAGCTCAACATGGGGAATGCCATCTTTCTAACAGAGAAACTGAAACCTCAAAAAAAGTTTTTAGATGATGCCAAAGCTCTGTATCAGCTGGAAGCTTTTACCACTGACTTTAACAATCCCACAGAGGCTGAGGAGCAGATCAATGATTATGTAGAGAGGAAAACACATGGGAAAATTACTAATTTGGTCAAGGACATGGATCCACAAACTGTAATGCTTCTGGttagctttgttttctttaaaa GCAACTGGGAAACACCTTTTAAACCAGAGCATACTGAAGAAAGGGAGTTCTTTGTGGATGCTGAAACTACTGTGAAAGTCCCTATGATGCACCAGACGGGTAGATTCGACTTCTATTTTGATGAGGAGCTGTCATGCACTGTGGTACGGCTTCATTATAATGGGAGTGCTACTGCATTTCTGGTTCTGCcagcaaaagggaaaatgaaCCAGTTAGAGCAAACTCTGGTCAAGGAAACCATCCAGAAATGGTCAGACCATCTCTTCCAGAG CCTGGTGAGCCTCTACTTCCCCAAATTTTCTATTACTGGGAGCTATGAAATAACGAACACCCTTAGCAAGATGGGAATTGTGGATGTGTTCACTGACAAGGCAGATCTCTCTGGCATCACTGGCACCCCAGAGCTGAAGGTTTCTAAA gTTGTTCATAAGGCTGCTCTGGATGTTGATGAGAGAGGtactgaggcagcagcagcaactgctgcTGAAATAGTGACAATGTCTCTTCCTCCAACCATTGAATTCAACCATCCCTTCCTCATGCTGATTTTCGATAGAGATACAAACAGTACACTCTTCATAGGAAAAATAGTTAACCCGACCATCACTAGCTGA